Proteins co-encoded in one Arachis stenosperma cultivar V10309 chromosome 7, arast.V10309.gnm1.PFL2, whole genome shotgun sequence genomic window:
- the LOC130941673 gene encoding non-specific lipid-transfer protein 8-like, which translates to MKSVAATCVLMILVTSVTNSEATISSCSDVIKNLKPCVSYLVSGSGKPPGPCCSGVKALAAAAATSADKKTACNCIKSTSKSLNINSQLAQALPGNCGVSLPITVSPNADCSKVG; encoded by the exons ATGAAATCAGTTGCTGCTACATGTGTTCTTATGATTTTAGTGACCTCAGTAACTAATTCTGAGGCTACAATTTCATCATGCAGTGATGTGATTAAGAACCTAAAGCCTTGTGTGAGTTACTTGGTGAGTGGAAGTGGTAAACCACCAGGACCATGTTGCTCTGGCGTTAAAGCTCTTGCAGCTGCTGCAGCAACCTCTGCTGATAAGAAAACTGCATGCAACTGCATCAAATCCACTTCCAAGAGTCTCAACATTAATTCACAACTGGCTCAGGCTCTCCCTGGAAACTGTGGAGTATCACTTCCCATCACTGTTTCCCCCAATGCTGATTGCTCCAA GGTTGGTTGA